Within the Triplophysa dalaica isolate WHDGS20190420 chromosome 2, ASM1584641v1, whole genome shotgun sequence genome, the region TCACACCTGAGAGAACTCGACCTGAGCTACAATCACCCACAACACTCAACACTTCAGCTGCTCGCTTATCAAGATGATCCAAACTACACACTCAACAAACTCAAGTACGTACTCAACACTAAATTGATATATAAAATTTGCATcacatttaaagtttattacATAGATAAAATATGTAAATCCTCTATTTTGTTATCAGTAATTCACTCTGTCTGTGCCTCTAGTCTAGACCATGGAGGACAGGCCAGAATTACACCAGGACTACgaaaatgtatgattttaaacacacacacgaacacattCTCATTGTTACCGCCTGAAATTATCAGGGCCGTTGTCAAACATCAAATTAACTTTTGTTTCCAgtttttctttacatatttgtgatgagttttgttgtatttgtttgatatatattttagaagGCCTCCTTAAATCTCCATTCTTGTGTGCAGATACCTGTAATCTCACACTGGATCCAAACACAGCACACACTCTTCTCGTTTTGTCTGAGGAGAACAAGAAGGTCATGCGTGTGGAAGAACAGCAGTCGTATCCtcatcatccagacagatttgagTGTTTTGAGCAGGTTTTATGTAGAGAAAGTCTGACcggacgctgttactgggaggcTGAATGGAGCGGACGGGGGGCTGGAATCTCAGTGGTTTATAAAGGAATCAGCAGGAAAGGTCTGAGTGAAGACTGCTGGTTTGGATACAATGACAAGTCCTGGAATCTCTACTGCTCTAGTAGAAGTTACTCTGCCTGTCACAATCTAAAGCGGACAGATATACCTTCAACATCACCTCCATCTAATAGAGTAGGAGTGTATCTGGACTGTCCGGCCGGCactctgtccttctacagcgtctctgacacacacacactcacacacttacacacattcaacacaacattcactgaACCGCTATATGCTGGATTTGTGATTTATCCAGACTCACCTGTGATGTTGCTGTAGTAGTAAACTACAGAACGGCTTGGTCCCATCAGACACCGTTAACAGATACAGACACTAGTTCAGTGTGGATGATATAGTATtctatgaatacatttttattaaattgctGATTATTGTAGGCAGACCGATGAACTTTAACCAAAAAATGACCTGAAAATTTGcctaattttttacattttcctgATAATGCGAGAGGCATGATATAATAAGTTCTGTCTGTAGGCTATGTGAAAAAAGAGAGGATATGTTAGCATGGTTTAGCAAGTTTTTGATGTCATACCctattgtattttgtatttcgcTAGTAGAATTATGTGCATAGCTGTTTATGTGACAAAGAAACTAATTGGATTGAATTGGacttaaacttacatttatttcatgcaatgacaaaggaaataaaaactattCTCTATCAATTTTTACCTcgtgtttacatgttttgtatAACCTAAGTCCTTGGGTAATTTGGGAACACCTGCACTATGGGAtccacacaaaaataacatattactaTTCTCAATAAATTCAAGTTACGAATTCTGTCGTAAGTCCACTGCCTGTCTGCTCTCGATATTTGAACATAGCAGTCTGTGACGGATGGTACCTTCACAAACGTTAAGTGAAACTTTATCTTCTGCAATTTCGTCATtaaatagttttgatttttataAGTTACAAAAGACAACAACACATTGATTATGGTTTGAAGTCTTTATTAAACTATCATTTAAGTTGACGCGCACCTTTAACGTACTGTTTAATACAGTTTTCTTAccgtttgtgtttgtgttgattcGAGGAGCAGAAGTAGCTCCATTATTGTTCCTGTCATGGGGAATGTTTACAGAGTTttgctttcctttttttaattatgaataaattgtgatttattggtGGTAGTACAGATTtaaacattatgtttaaaataagtaATACTTAGGTGCTGGCTCGCCAGTATAAAGGTGTGCTTGGATAAGTGTGTGGGGCGGTCATGTAGTGTGCTGGGGTTTAAGTCtatatttggattttttgttAAGGCCATATCTATCACACAGTTCATATCTCTTTAtattcaacatgtttttttttaaataaacttcacTGAAGTGTGTGGAAGCCATATTCTTCATTCAAAATGCCCAGATGAAGGCATGTACTCACATTCTCTCTTCACCTCGAACAGGCTTTTGAGTAAGCTGATCCTGTAACGAAAAAGTGAGACCTATTTGCAGTAAAAGTTTGCTTACAAACAATAAGAATCGTTACAAAGATTTTTCCTTTGAATAGATGACATTTTTTTAGGACAGTAAGATTCCATTCTCACGTTTGATTGGTCGACCGCAATACTAAAAgttactattttattttctgaaaataaatgactacatttgcagttaaaattaattttaatattaagtattaagcaaaaataaatttgaagaTTTAAAAGGTCAAGTATTAAGAgaacaactaaagcaaacactgatcacaataatggtggatTATTCAATTTCAACATTAATtgcaggtgcaaaagtgatatcAGTCCAATACAATTATAGAGATCACCTGGACAACAATAGCACACGTTCAGAAGACGACATAAAAAGACGTTGtaaaaactttcattctggGTCCTCAGGGGACGTCATCAACGATGTTGAAAAGACATCTTTTGGACTTTGTTTGCAGGGAGTATCATGAAATGACATTTGGGCAACTAATAGTAATTGAGTGTGTAAAAGTTTAAGGTATgaacctgacagggcctgtaCTGCATCATGTGCTAGACCACATCATCAAAAAAAGAGAGGAGACCTGTGATGGAGGTGCAGCTTGATGTTGACCTCCAAACCTCTACATTTAAACGAGCTTATTGAGATATCATTTTTGGAAtagcatttctttattattctaaaattaaaaacaacacaaacatgcttATACAAACATGCTTTATATATAAAACGTATATACATGTGGATGTGCCTTTTGTGGAGAGAAATCAATAATTCACAATacattaaaagcaataaaaaagtacaacaaAATGATATTTTCCTCATCTCTGTACTACATTTTCTGTTCAGACTCAGCAGATGTAAAAGCCTTTCAGATGGTGTGGAACCATGCATGTGCAAGGCCTACAGAGTTTATccaatttaagaaatgttatttaaatggacAGTCTTCAGACTCTTTCCTAAGTATCCTATGCAGTGGACACTGATGAGTATAAAACACTTTCTTTTGTGGAGGAAAACACCATCTCATTGCAATTAAAAAAGAGAATTTATAAAATAAGAACTAAAAGTAAGTTTATCAGTTATACAACTTAAGTTTACAGCTGCTTCAATGTAGCGTAATAAATATCATTGAAAGTAATCTGTGCGTCATTTGAACAATTCCTGACATTTCAATAAGGTTTTAAAATTTGTCATAATCTTCAAGCAGCGGTAAAAAACTGCGTCTTTTGAGGTGACAACCAGCCAATAGCAGCGCTGCTGATCACTGGTTCTTCTTTCGACATATGCTGCCTTTCCAAACAGTGCGTGAGTGTGCAATGATCCCAGACAATATAGTCCAGATATACTGAACATTAACAATAGGTGCGTTTGAAGAACCGAATTATCCAGATCATGATTAGCGGGATCATCTCGGATGTTTCATTTGATGTTGGATGTAGAATGTTATTTAGACGGCCAAGTCACCATAATGACATCTGTAGTGTTTATACAGTGACTGGTAACAGCTTTCTATGTGTAACGTTTAAAATAATGGCAATAATTTGGTTAAGCGATACAAAACTGTTAAACAGCCAACAGACATGGAAATACTTCACagcattatatattttttctaaaagaatacattttatttactaaGAATGTATGACAGGATCTAGCCCTAAAATATGTTGGATAAATTAAgcaaaaaaaatttaaacattccacacaattaaaaaaataacattttaatgacaCATTCAATAATTCAGATTTATTAATTTGAATCAGTAAATGGAGTAGTCGTTTTTTTAATGCTTATGATAGTttataagaaaaataagaaaaaaatacacaactaAAGATGTTTATAATAGACTCTAGATGGACACTGAAGAATCTAATGTAATGTGAACAaattaatgaaatgtttgtttttacttaACACAGATTCTGACATTTACCTTGTATACTCTCTGTTTACACCTGGTGGTGAGGCACTGTATGATTGTGACAGATCTGGTATCAGCATGCGTGTTAAATTTGACTAGTTTTAGTGCAGTTGTTTAGTGACAATCAGGGGTCGGTTAATAAGGGACACGTCGTGacttttgtgtttacattacaaACGTGATGGTGTCAGAGGGGTTTTATTACCTTCAAATGAAGGGTCAGAACCAAAAAAACATATGAAGTTTTAAAccacgttttttttatttagtgctAACCATTCGTGATCTGACTGCCTTAGATATCAGATGGAAACAGGGTCACAGACTCCACTACTGTAGGTTCCCATTGTGACAGTCCATTGTACCATTACTTATTGCTTCATTTGTACTTCTAACACTCAAGGAAAGATATTAAAGCAACAGCTGACAACCTTTCCCAGTTCTaggacattgaaaataaatattaataatttataatattggTTCAATGCTCTTTTTTTCTAAAGTTAACAATACACCAATCAAGAGTGTAGATTTAAAGTGctaaacaacagaaaaatattacattatccCTTCAGTACCAAGCATGTATAAAAGTTGCATACAATCAAAATACCAAAAAGTGTGcgatatataaaaatatgtgttaTGTACTACATTCTCATCGCGGTTAAGAAGAAATAATTCATGTAAACTTGAGTTTGCACACTTTGAATTGAGCATACCAATACAAATTGGTAGAAATTATTTAGTGATTCTAGCGGCTAACAAAAGTTACTCACGTATGGCACAGCTATGACCTCTATTACCAAGCTACTTATGTCCAtgcacaactaaagcaaatatagctttttggaaaatatttttttacaatttttttgtgtttactttATCTTTCATTGGAAATATAAATCTATAACATTTATGTCCCCtaacattttaatacaattttgtgtTCGCCGTGCCTAACAATGCCCTGCAGTCACGACTATTACTGTACCTCATGTTCCCTTGTAACAAAGTCAATATCCCTTCGTAATGGCCGAGTGACTGACAGGAATCATTGAAATTCCTTCATGTCTCAATCTAAAACAACCGCGCAGAGGAACCCGGATAAATACCAAGTCCAGCATATAGCGGTTGAGTGAatgttgtgttgaatgtgtgtaagtgtgtgagtgtgtgtgtgtcagagacgctgtagtAGGACAGAGTGCCGGCCGGACAGTCCACATACACTCCTACTCTATTAGATGGGAACGGGGCAGATATGTCGGTGCTTTTCTTATTGTGTATTGCAGAGTAACTGCTGTTTGTGCAGTAAAGAGTCCAGGAGTTTTCATTGTATCCAAAATAACACTCACTGCTGTCACCCTTTCTCTTTAACCCTTTATACACCAACGATACATCAACCACGCCGCTCCACTCAgcctcccagtaacagcgtccagtCAGAGCCTCTTTACACAGAACGTTACCGTAGTaatcaaatctgtctggatgatccgGGTACGGCTGACGCTCTTTCACACGCGTCACCATTCGGTTTTCCTGGGACAGAGCGAGACGACAATCTGCGGTGTTTGAATCCAGAGTGAGATGACAGGAGTCTgtagaacacaaacacaaacattcatgACACAGTGAAGACGGTGACTGAGGCTTGACGTGAAGGACAGCAATCTTTCATTCCTCTATGTGAACGCAGCAGACTGGAAATGTAAACTCACGCAAAAAGCATTTTGGTGCACTCGGAAGGCATTAGCAGAACAGAGAATTGTCTAACTTGTCCATACATTTCTCCCACATATCCTCCCGTGCTCatatgtttattaaaacttacattttttcaGTCCTGGTGCAAGTCTGCACGCTCCCCCATTATCCACCCtttagacacaaacacacatatgttgATGCACAGACATGTGTAAATGTAGATgaagacaaaatgaaaagacGCCACGTTCATGCTCACAAATCTATTTACATTACAATGAACTTGAGTATCTCCAGAGTGTATGAGAGAGCAGAtgaagtgacacacacacacacaaacacacaaggacAGTATGTGTCAGTATAAGTGTTGTGTTTCATACTTGAGTTTGTTGAGTGTGTAGTTTGGATCATTTTGATAAGCGAGCAGCTGAAGTGTTGAGTGTTGTGGGTGATTGTAGCTCAGGTCGAGTTCTCTCAGGTGTGACGGGTTTGaactcagagctgaagccaaaTAACAACATCCTTCATCTGTCACCATACAACCTGacaacctacaaacacacaacaccagAACAACCATCTATAGATTAGGTTTTGTAAATTAAACTCATATGTCACTCAGGAAATTATACTGTTACAAACCTCAGTATCTGTAGATGACAGTTTGTGttcttgagagcatcagagatcagcttcactcctgaatcctgaagatcattgttactcacaTCAATATCTCTCAAGGGTGAGTTTAATGATTCAAGAGCTGAAGCGACGATTTCACAGGATTGGTCATTGAGATTACAATCAGCAAGGCTGTGAAAGAGAATAAAACAATTCTCATGACTCCCATGAAAATGATATTCAGGAACAGAATTACGGTTATATGTAATACTCACAGAGCTCTTGTGCAGTTGTTGACAGCTGGTGTGAGTCTCCTTCTGCCctcctgtgttgtgttgtatttctTCAGATCAAACTCATCCATCACCTCCTCTGACATCTGAAGCATGTAGGCTATTGCTGAACAGTGAGCAGCAGAGAGTTTCTTCTCTGAGTGTTTGTCTGATCTCACAAACTCCTCAATCTCTCTGTACAGAGTCTGATCATTCACTTCAGACAGACACAAGAACAGATTGATGGATCTTTCAGCTGACAGACCATCATTACCCTTGATTTGATCTTTAATGTACTGTGTGGTTTTCTTGATGGTCTGTGATGTGTCCACTGTGTGTGTCAGTAGATCCTGTAAGAGTCTCTGATTGGACTCCAGTGAGATGCCCAACAGAAATCTCAAGAAAAGATCCAGATGACCAGTTTCACTCTCAAGAGCTTTAGCTACTGCGTTTTTAAGAAAGCTGTAAACTAAATCAACAAACTGCAGCGTGTCAACATTTTTGATTACATGGCAGTAAAATACGTAGAACGCAGCGAGGAACTCCTGAAGACTGAGATGTATGAAGCTGTAGATCTTCCTCTGATGAATGACAGATTCCTCCTTAAAGATCTCAGTACAGATGCCAGAATACAGCGAGGCGTCAGTGATGTCTATCCCACACTCTCTCAGATCCTCCTCATAGAACATCACATTGCCCTTCATCAGCTGTTTGAAAGCCacttcagccagtttcacaATCACTTCTCTGTTGATCTCTGGATCTCTCTCTGGATCATACTTCTCATTCTTTATCTTCATCTGAATCAGCAGGAAGTGGATGTACATTTCACTCAGAGTTTTGGGGATTTCTTCACTGTGATCTTGTGTCAGGATCTTCTGAAGCACAGTGGATGAGATCCAACAGAAGACTggtatgtgacacatgatgtggaGGCTTCTCGCTCTTCTAATGTGTGACATGATTCTGCTGGCTTGATGCTCGTCGCtgattctcttcctgaaatATTCCTCCTTCTGAGCGTCATTGAATCCCtggatttctgtcacacgcGTGATGTATTTGGAGgggatctgattggctgctgctggtctggaggtgatccagatgagagcagagggaAGCAGATCTCCTTTCATGAGGTTTGACATCAACACAGCCACTGATGAAGTGTCAGTCACATCAGAAACTTTCTCACTGTCTGAAAACATCAGAGTCATTCTGCTTTcatccagaccatcaaagatgaacacaACTTTACACTCCTCATAAATCTTTGAGTCCACATCTTGAAGTTCAGGATGAAAGTCCAGCAGAAGTTTGTGAAGACTGTAGCGAAGCTCTCGAATCAAGTTCAGCTCTCGAAACGGAAGCAGGAACATGAAATCTACGTCCTGATTGGCTGTTCCCTCGGCCCAATCCAGAATGAACTtgtgcacagagactgtttttccaattccagcgATGCCTTTAGTAAGAACACTCTTGATTTTGTCTCTTTGATGTGATTGagctttaaagatgtcattgcagTAGATTGGAATGTCTTGTAAGTCTTGTGTTCTTCTGGGCTTTGTCTCCATGTGTAAAACCTCATGTTCTTCATTCACtccttcactctctccctcAATGATGTACAGCTGTGTGTAAATTTTCTTCAGGAGCGTTTGATTCTCTTGTGCTTTGATtccttcaaataaattatcatacttgttcttcatgatgcttttgtgtttgtctttgactcTCTGCAGAACATCTTCCACTGATTCATCATGACATTCCTGCTGTACGTCTTCAGTCTCTTCCAGCAGGTTTGATTCTCTCTTGTTCCACATCTCCTCACTGCTGAGACAAGAGCAGCAAAAATTACAATCAGAGTCATGAGAACAACCATCATGCATCATACACACAGTGATATGATGTGTCTTACGGTTGTGACCATCTTACTATAACACATCTGTCAAGTTTGGCTCAAGACTGTGATTGATCCTCAGTTAGTACTTACTTGTAGTCTGAGTGCACTGCTGCATCACTGAATACAGATGACCGCCTCACAGACGGATCATACTGAACTGACACACAGCTGGGTTCTGGAGATGCCGCTCTAGGTCTCTTCAACCTGTTTAGATTAACCAAAGATGGTTTTGTCCATTGAATTAAAACACTGGATAGTGCTGAACAGTGTTGCTTGAATCCATTGTAAGATTGTCGATTAATCAATAAATAGCTTCTTACCTGGAGTCACAGTTCACTGCTCCATCCCTGAATTCTATTGGGTCCAACATTGACTGATGACTCTTCAACGACACACCCCTGGGGCCTGGAGATGATGTTCTGGATCTCTTCAACCTGTTGATGCTAAGAAAAGACAAGTTTAAAGGATTTGTTTAGTAACTTTGGTTCTATAATCTAACAGAGGAAAAGTTTAATTAAAGTATTAAATGCATTAGGTGGATGTTGCAGTGTGCTCTAATACCTGGGGTCAGAGGTAACTGCTCCATCACTGAATACAGGCGGCTGTCTCATGGACTGATCACTCCTCGCTGACGCACAGCTCCGTTCTGGAGAGGAATCTGTGGGCATCTGGCTTTGATAAACCTCCACATCCTCCTCTCTCATCTCATGACGACTCATTGTGGAGGGCTGGAGTTGATAACTCTTTACACAGTCAAGAAGACCTTAATGGGAAAACACCAAAGTTTCTCGAAAGTTTTCTCaaagttaatacatttacatttatgcatttggcagacgcttttatacaaagcgacttacattgtgtgatcctatacatttatacataggtatttgcaatcccctgggatcgaacccacaaccttgcaatgctcttaccactgagctacaggaaagctataacCTTCTTGTAGTAACAAAAAAAGCGTTTTAATAACATGCCATTCTCAAACGTTACCACAGATCTGTAGATCCTGAAAACATCTGCCGTGGAAAACcatctgataaacatcttacatttagtcatttagcagacgcttttatccaaagcgacttacagagagttcagggaacaataagtgatatgtcatacaggagcaataatacgaCAGGtgccaaaacaaagttactagtttcaacaaaaactagaccactacctgttgagaggaagagagagttttttttctcatttgtctgtcatgtatttacagaagagatgggttatAAGacgttttttgaatgttgtgaaagatcttagaaagagcagttttacatccattcttaATCATAAACATcatacagacatcttctagttGTCTATAtaacatctgacagcagacgtctccaagacatattgcagatgagcaaactattcATTGCAGGtactgtaaatgcagacgtGAAATATAAGTCTGCCAAATGATtcatgtgtgctatcagggtacGTTATAGTGGAGCtaaaataacattcagaaacaaCGTTATCATAACATTGTgaatgttagcaaaacgtttCCAGAACATTTATCGGTTTATATTCAATAGTCAGTGTAGTTTgagtacatttacataaatgatTTCTATCGACGCTCTTTTTCCACCGTTGTGATTTCATCAGACAATATAAcagcattttaatttacataataACATCCAAGAACATATTAACTTACCACATCAGGCAGTTTTAAACGCCCACTGTTCAGTTAAATGTCCCGTGATGGCGTCTCtcatgtttctttcattttcgtTTCTGGTCACGTGGAGACTTGATCCCACCGGAAGAGAAAAAGAATTAAGATGTCACCACTGATGAAACTATTGCTTCAAGCTGTATATAAACCGACACGACAGTTAGTTAGTTCAAAACATTTATCCAGTCGCACAAGTTCGGTGTGACGTCATTCAGTGTTCATTGAGTAAATCGCCCTCTAGCggttttaactgtaataaccatctagttgcaatttgcaaaagacaaaaaatgtctttaagaaCAAAGACTCACACGATTATTATACAGCATTGATGTGTATATTATGTTTGTATATTCTGCCTGTGTTGACAGATATTGATGGACATTTCGACCTCAGTAGAAAACCTGAATTGTGGAAAAACACTTAGAAAAAAAGACGAGAACCATGACTATTAAGGACATTTTAAGTATGTTGCTTGCTACCATCATCTCTAATTTCTAAAGAACCTCTAACAAACAGCCCTCAAGCTGTCACGTGACCATAAATCTGAGTCCATCAACATGTGCATTTGAGGATTTCTGCGCAGTTGTCCGTAACCTGGAGGACAGACGTCTCTGCTTTTTCTATGATCAGATACTGCTGAGAGAAGTTCATCATTCTTTCAGAATGGTGCCTGGACATTATCCAACCAGGAACAACTCTTTTAGACATGATCATTTCTCTTCAATAACAGactatatttacaaacacaagaATATTTATCACTGACCTGGTCAATCTATTAATGTACATGTCTTAGCTTGAGcaacctacactgtaaaaaatgcctgtgaagtTTACggtaaaattctgttgttttcacacaaaaaacaggttacactgtaaaaaatgttccgtaaatttacggaaaaataccggccgctgtggttgccagtaaaattccgtaaaaaatacaggaaaagaacataaacagctttgcagtttaaaacttcagggcacaaacttcaagctgtgtatgaacttaatacatttgagtcttttacattaacaaaatttctttatataaaattgaaacttggtccaaacacacaaaagtgaaaacataacatttacttaatttatttctttgtaatttattattaaagtcacttttaaacaaagcaacatgcagcatgccATTGCCTGACCGtgacttaaacacagactccactcttcagcttagtggtgacaaacaaaacattaatatcagaaaagaaaagagaaaatacaaattccgtagtttttacggaaaaataccggcagctgtggttgccagcaaactaccgtaaaattacgggaacatcctgtttttattcatccaatcaattcacagtagaaaacatgagccacacccactattcatcttgtaaatacgtcagaatactgaagaggatcatcacttctgcttcacagggactgcagcataacatccatgacttgatgctttattggtgcttttaaagtcaccgtttttgtgatcagggtttgctttagttgtgctctttcagccgtcatataGAAATTACCATTTTTCTATGGGCTGcgatgacattgttttatataaaacatagttttgtagcaaatgaCAACAAGTGAAAATGTGATTAGATTTTTTCAAAAGCTAATTATGCAATGTTGTTtaatttcttgtttgtttgtttcaaacgTCTAAATGAATTTACACTTCCAGAACGAATCaatataaaagtttaatttttggAAACGTCAAAAGATTTGCAGTTGGTCTTTGACTCACagatcaagaatcagtgtatgaatctcaacagtggtgactaacaattGAAAatcttacagccgcaatgcatgctgggagtcattgatgagttttgtgctttgatgatacccagaatgcattgcgtttatctttaatggatttttctgttgtcaccattgttgagataaACTGTTATATACTGAtgtctgctagaacatttattatGTGTCACATGTGCTGTCAGAAAGTTtaagtatattatttaatttcatgccATATCATAAATGATGATAACaaataactttaaagcactacctaaactcttgaacatgtatTTACTCTCCAACATAAAGAGGTTAATAGTTAGCTTTGTCTGAGCTTTCACCCACCTGTTTCGGTTTATGTTTCAAGACACAGATATGAAAACTGGtgaaagacttcttcacatgtAAAGTAAAGGgtcaagagcacaactaaagcaaacactcttcaccataatggtgactcaacaaaaccattaacatgtaaacttgtgttaattctcaattagaacttttgtagacgtgcaacagaaataaagtcacagtggtgtctgtaagtgaaggtgataaaagtgtttgtggagttgaaagAAACTCCTtctgaaaactttggaatttcactgttcatttcccagagaatttaaCAGTGTTTTCCGTATTTTTacggacgttttttgacaacagttttctctgtgaaaactacagaatttcactgttaatttcacaagCACTTtaacagggtt harbors:
- the LOC130436891 gene encoding protein NLRC3-like; protein product: MSRHEMREEDVEVYQSQMPTDSSPERSCASARSDQSMRQPPVFSDGAVTSDPSINRLKRSRTSSPGPRGVSLKSHQSMLDPIEFRDGAVNCDSRLKRPRAASPEPSCVSVQYDPSVRRSSVFSDAAVHSDYNSEEMWNKRESNLLEETEDVQQECHDESVEDVLQRVKDKHKSIMKNKYDNLFEGIKAQENQTLLKKIYTQLYIIEGESEGVNEEHEVLHMETKPRRTQDLQDIPIYCNDIFKAQSHQRDKIKSVLTKGIAGIGKTVSVHKFILDWAEGTANQDVDFMFLLPFRELNLIRELRYSLHKLLLDFHPELQDVDSKIYEECKVVFIFDGLDESRMTLMFSDSEKVSDVTDTSSVAVLMSNLMKGDLLPSALIWITSRPAAANQIPSKYITRVTEIQGFNDAQKEEYFRKRISDEHQASRIMSHIRRARSLHIMCHIPVFCWISSTVLQKILTQDHSEEIPKTLSEMYIHFLLIQMKIKNEKYDPERDPEINREVIVKLAEVAFKQLMKGNVMFYEEDLRECGIDITDASLYSGICTEIFKEESVIHQRKIYSFIHLSLQEFLAAFYVFYCHVIKNVDTLQFVDLVYSFLKNAVAKALESETGHLDLFLRFLLGISLESNQRLLQDLLTHTVDTSQTIKKTTQYIKDQIKGNDGLSAERSINLFLCLSEVNDQTLYREIEEFVRSDKHSEKKLSAAHCSAIAYMLQMSEEVMDEFDLKKYNTTQEGRRRLTPAVNNCTRALLADCNLNDQSCEIVASALESLNSPLRDIDVSNNDLQDSGVKLISDALKNTNCHLQILRLSGCMVTDEGCCYLASALSSNPSHLRELDLSYNHPQHSTLQLLAYQNDPNYTLNKLKVDNGGACRLAPGLKKYSCHLTLDSNTADCRLALSQENRMVTRVKERQPYPDHPDRFDYYGNVLCKEALTGRCYWEAEWSGVVDVSLVYKGLKRKGDSSECYFGYNENSWTLYCTNSSYSAIHNKKSTDISAPFPSNRVGVYVDCPAGTLSYYSVSDTHTLTHLHTFNTTFTQPLYAGLGIYPGSSARLF